From Microplitis mediator isolate UGA2020A chromosome 11, iyMicMedi2.1, whole genome shotgun sequence, one genomic window encodes:
- the LOC130677898 gene encoding deaminated glutathione amidase isoform X2: MSKVSSVVLLVSNNLFNKSTTKRLMSTMMNPLVAVCQMTSTENKEKNYSILEDLVIQAKQRQASCDYLADNKKDIVAMSESQDGLMMSRYKNLAKQQNIWLSLGGLHEKRFDSSEKISNTHVVINNQGSVVASYRKIHLFDMENKETGVRLMESDYVVAGDKIVDPVDSPAGKLGLSICYDMRFPELSLALRNSGAQVLTYPSAFTYQTGAGHWEIILRSRAIETQCYVIAAAQTGTHNKKRVSWGHAMIVDPWGTIIAQCSEKTGIAIGEIDLKLLNKIRDNMPCNKHRRTDLYPSIDIK, translated from the exons ATGAGCAAAGTATCATCAGTTGTACTCTTggtgtcaaataatttattcaa taaaagtaCGACAAAAAGATTAATGTCAACGATGATGAATCCTTTGGTGGCTGTCTGTCAGATGACATCAacagaaaataaagaaaaaaattattcaatccTCGAGGATCTTGTAATTCAAGCCAAGCAACGTCAAGCTT CTTGTGATTATTTAGCAGACAACAAGAAAGACATCGTCGCGATGAGCGAATCTCAAGACGGTCTGATGATGTCAAGATACAAAAACCTGGCAAAGCAGCAGAACATCTGGTTGTCATTGGGTGGATTGCATGAAAAACGTTTTGATagttctgaaaaaatatcaaacacccacgttgttataaataatcaagGATCAGTCGTCGCTTCATACAGGAAAATTCACTTATTTGACATGGAGAACAAAGAAACCGGTGTAAGATTAATGGAGTCCGATTATGTGGTCGCCGGAGACAAGATCGTCGATCCTGTTGACAGTCCAGCAGGCAAACTGGGTCTCAGTATC tgCTATGATATGCGATTTCCGGAATTGTCATTAGCGTTACGCAATTCAGGAGCTCAAGTACTGACATATCCATCAGCATTTACCTATCAGACTGGAGCTGGACACTGGGAAATAATATTGCGATCACGTGCTATTGAAACCCAGTGCTACGTTATTGCTGCTGCTCAAACTGGTACTCATAATAAAAAACGCGTCAGTTGGGGTCATGCGATg attgtAGATCCCTGGGGCACAATAATAGCCCAGTGTTCTGAAAAAACTGGAATTGCGATCGGtgaaatagatttaaaattactaaataaaatacgtgACAATATGCCATGCAATAAACATCGACGCACTGATTTGTATCCATCAATagatatcaaataa
- the LOC130677898 gene encoding deaminated glutathione amidase isoform X1 translates to MSKVSSVVLLVSNNLFNKSTTKRLMSTMMNPLVAVCQMTSTENKEKNYSILEDLVIQAKQRQACMAFFPEACDYLADNKKDIVAMSESQDGLMMSRYKNLAKQQNIWLSLGGLHEKRFDSSEKISNTHVVINNQGSVVASYRKIHLFDMENKETGVRLMESDYVVAGDKIVDPVDSPAGKLGLSICYDMRFPELSLALRNSGAQVLTYPSAFTYQTGAGHWEIILRSRAIETQCYVIAAAQTGTHNKKRVSWGHAMIVDPWGTIIAQCSEKTGIAIGEIDLKLLNKIRDNMPCNKHRRTDLYPSIDIK, encoded by the exons ATGAGCAAAGTATCATCAGTTGTACTCTTggtgtcaaataatttattcaa taaaagtaCGACAAAAAGATTAATGTCAACGATGATGAATCCTTTGGTGGCTGTCTGTCAGATGACATCAacagaaaataaagaaaaaaattattcaatccTCGAGGATCTTGTAATTCAAGCCAAGCAACGTCAAGCTTGT aTGGCATTTTTTCCAGAAGCTTGTGATTATTTAGCAGACAACAAGAAAGACATCGTCGCGATGAGCGAATCTCAAGACGGTCTGATGATGTCAAGATACAAAAACCTGGCAAAGCAGCAGAACATCTGGTTGTCATTGGGTGGATTGCATGAAAAACGTTTTGATagttctgaaaaaatatcaaacacccacgttgttataaataatcaagGATCAGTCGTCGCTTCATACAGGAAAATTCACTTATTTGACATGGAGAACAAAGAAACCGGTGTAAGATTAATGGAGTCCGATTATGTGGTCGCCGGAGACAAGATCGTCGATCCTGTTGACAGTCCAGCAGGCAAACTGGGTCTCAGTATC tgCTATGATATGCGATTTCCGGAATTGTCATTAGCGTTACGCAATTCAGGAGCTCAAGTACTGACATATCCATCAGCATTTACCTATCAGACTGGAGCTGGACACTGGGAAATAATATTGCGATCACGTGCTATTGAAACCCAGTGCTACGTTATTGCTGCTGCTCAAACTGGTACTCATAATAAAAAACGCGTCAGTTGGGGTCATGCGATg attgtAGATCCCTGGGGCACAATAATAGCCCAGTGTTCTGAAAAAACTGGAATTGCGATCGGtgaaatagatttaaaattactaaataaaatacgtgACAATATGCCATGCAATAAACATCGACGCACTGATTTGTATCCATCAATagatatcaaataa